In Acidimicrobiia bacterium, a single genomic region encodes these proteins:
- a CDS encoding acetyl-CoA carboxylase biotin carboxylase subunit, whose product MLTKVLIANRGEIAVRVIRACQEMGIATVAVYSQLDRGALHVRLADEAYALGGQTAAESYLNTARILEVIEQSGADGVHPGYGFFSENTDFARAITERGVTFIGPPPEAIEVMGDKVSSRIAAQAAGVQGVPGTTEFLSSSDEVVAFGTEFGWPVAIKAAYGGGGRGMRVVLSASEAHDALESAQSEALKGFGRDECYVERYLTWPRHVEMQIIGDTHGNVVWIGERDCSAQRRHQKLIEESPAPSFPPETRQAMGEAAVKVAKACGYYNAGTVEFLFQDGEFWFLEMNTRLQVEHPVTELVSGIDLVREQIRVASGEPLSFTQDDIDLRGWAIEVRVNAENPAEGRFLPSPGTITELVPPQGFGVRWDGGYESGDEVSQYYDNLVGKLVVWGDTRDTAIDRMIRALTEMRIEGIATTIPADLAILRHPDFRAAAHSTKWVEDRLDLTGITSGPTAPAVDPDEAPKVQRDVDVEINGKRFSVKMWVPDVPMVAATASAGPRHRRAVASGKTAAAGSGNVSAPMQGTIVKVLVEVGQTVTVGQSVCVLEAMKMENTIAADKDGTVAEIKVAAGQSVGTGDIVVVID is encoded by the coding sequence GTGCTTACCAAAGTCCTCATCGCCAATCGGGGCGAGATTGCTGTCCGAGTCATCCGCGCTTGCCAGGAAATGGGTATTGCCACGGTGGCGGTCTATTCCCAGTTAGATCGGGGGGCGCTCCACGTTCGCCTCGCCGATGAGGCTTACGCGCTGGGAGGCCAGACCGCCGCCGAGAGTTACCTCAATACGGCACGAATCCTCGAGGTAATCGAACAGTCCGGCGCCGATGGCGTGCATCCGGGTTACGGCTTCTTCTCCGAAAACACCGACTTCGCCCGGGCCATCACCGAACGCGGTGTGACCTTCATCGGTCCGCCGCCCGAGGCCATCGAAGTGATGGGCGACAAGGTCTCGAGCCGCATCGCTGCGCAGGCCGCCGGGGTGCAGGGCGTGCCCGGCACCACCGAGTTCCTCTCCTCCAGCGATGAGGTGGTGGCCTTCGGTACCGAGTTTGGGTGGCCGGTGGCCATCAAGGCGGCCTACGGCGGCGGCGGGCGCGGCATGCGCGTGGTGTTGAGCGCGTCCGAGGCCCACGATGCACTCGAGTCGGCCCAATCGGAGGCCCTGAAAGGCTTTGGGCGCGACGAGTGCTACGTGGAGCGCTACCTCACCTGGCCGCGTCACGTCGAGATGCAAATCATCGGCGACACGCACGGCAACGTGGTGTGGATCGGCGAACGCGACTGCTCGGCCCAACGTCGCCACCAAAAACTGATCGAGGAAAGCCCGGCGCCGTCCTTCCCCCCCGAGACTCGTCAGGCCATGGGCGAAGCGGCGGTCAAGGTGGCCAAAGCCTGCGGCTATTACAACGCGGGCACTGTTGAGTTCCTCTTCCAAGACGGCGAGTTCTGGTTCCTCGAGATGAACACCCGCCTGCAGGTGGAACACCCCGTTACCGAGTTGGTGTCGGGAATCGACCTCGTGCGCGAGCAGATCCGGGTGGCGTCGGGTGAGCCCCTGTCCTTCACGCAGGACGACATCGACCTGCGGGGTTGGGCCATCGAGGTGCGGGTCAATGCCGAGAACCCCGCGGAAGGACGGTTCCTTCCCTCTCCCGGCACCATCACCGAACTCGTACCGCCGCAGGGCTTTGGGGTGCGCTGGGACGGTGGGTACGAAAGCGGCGACGAAGTGAGCCAGTACTACGACAACCTGGTGGGGAAACTAGTGGTGTGGGGCGACACGCGCGACACCGCCATCGACCGCATGATTCGCGCCCTCACGGAAATGCGCATCGAGGGAATCGCCACCACCATTCCTGCCGACCTCGCCATCTTGCGCCACCCCGACTTCCGGGCCGCCGCGCACTCCACCAAGTGGGTGGAGGATCGCCTCGATCTCACCGGCATCACCTCCGGACCGACAGCGCCAGCGGTTGATCCCGACGAGGCCCCCAAGGTGCAACGAGATGTAGACGTGGAGATCAACGGCAAACGCTTCTCGGTGAAGATGTGGGTACCCGACGTCCCTATGGTGGCGGCCACGGCTTCGGCCGGCCCTCGCCACCGCCGAGCGGTCGCCAGTGGCAAAACGGCGGCCGCTGGCAGCGGAAACGTCTCCGCGCCGATGCAGGGCACCATTGTGAAGGTGCTCGTCGAGGTGGGCCAGACCGTGACCGTTGGTCAGTCTGTCTGCGTGCTGGAAGCCATGAAGATGGAAAACACCATCGCCGCTGACAAGGACGGAACCGTGGCGGAAATCAAGGTCGCCGCGGGCCAGTCGGTGGGGACCGGCGACATCGTGGTGGTTATCGACTGA
- a CDS encoding NADPH:quinone reductase: MTVRFVIIGGGPAGNTAASRAAGFGAEVTVIERDIIGGAAHLWDCIPSKAMIATGGALAAVRRSSEMALTPGPVGVDAVALRQRIEGISAKIEHDTRQLLESQGVRILRGNGCLVGPHQVVATTDDGRIELEADAILLATGSRPRRPDWAEVDGHRVLSTRHAYPPREWPTHLVVIGSGVTGVEFVHMFSALGSEVTLIASRQQVLPGKDPEVAAALEDELLSRGVNVLKGARAMGIDRHTDTLTVRCDDGRAVSGSHALMAIGSLPNSEGLGLAAAGVTVVGGYVPIDANCATNVPHVYAAGDLSGKLPLSSVAAMQGRRIAEKVMGYPSGLHRTLDYDKAATAIFTVPEIADVGLAEADAFAQGRKVRVTKVPFSASPKALIESHSRGFVKLVSDPATGIVLGGSVVGRHAGELIAVVAVAVTNGLRAVDLVDSLLVHPSLAEALAEASE, translated from the coding sequence ATGACTGTGAGGTTCGTGATCATCGGCGGTGGGCCCGCCGGCAACACTGCGGCCAGCCGTGCCGCCGGCTTCGGCGCGGAAGTGACCGTGATCGAGCGCGATATCATTGGGGGCGCGGCGCACCTCTGGGACTGCATTCCGTCCAAGGCCATGATCGCCACCGGTGGGGCGCTGGCCGCGGTGCGGCGGTCATCAGAAATGGCACTCACGCCGGGCCCGGTTGGCGTGGATGCCGTGGCGCTCCGGCAACGGATCGAGGGCATCTCCGCCAAAATCGAGCACGACACCCGGCAGCTTCTCGAGAGCCAGGGCGTGCGGATACTGCGGGGAAACGGTTGTTTGGTGGGCCCGCACCAGGTGGTGGCCACTACCGACGACGGGCGGATCGAACTCGAAGCCGATGCCATTCTTCTCGCCACCGGGAGCCGTCCGCGTCGGCCCGACTGGGCTGAGGTGGATGGCCATCGGGTGCTCTCCACGCGCCACGCCTATCCGCCCCGGGAGTGGCCCACCCACCTGGTGGTGATCGGGTCGGGGGTGACAGGGGTGGAGTTCGTCCACATGTTCTCGGCGTTGGGGAGCGAGGTGACCCTGATTGCGTCGCGACAGCAGGTGCTGCCGGGGAAAGACCCCGAGGTGGCGGCCGCCTTGGAAGACGAACTGCTCTCCCGGGGGGTCAACGTGCTCAAGGGGGCACGGGCGATGGGGATCGATCGGCACACCGACACGCTCACGGTGCGTTGTGACGATGGCCGAGCGGTAAGCGGATCCCACGCCCTGATGGCCATCGGGTCTCTACCTAATAGCGAGGGACTGGGCTTGGCGGCGGCGGGCGTAACCGTAGTGGGCGGGTACGTGCCCATCGACGCTAACTGCGCCACCAACGTGCCCCACGTCTATGCCGCCGGTGACCTGTCGGGGAAACTCCCGCTGTCATCGGTGGCCGCGATGCAGGGCCGCCGGATCGCCGAGAAGGTGATGGGCTATCCCTCTGGCCTGCACCGAACACTGGACTACGACAAGGCGGCCACGGCTATTTTCACCGTGCCTGAGATCGCCGATGTTGGCTTGGCGGAGGCGGATGCCTTTGCGCAAGGTCGGAAGGTGCGGGTCACCAAGGTGCCGTTTTCGGCATCACCCAAGGCCCTGATCGAAAGTCATTCGCGGGGTTTTGTGAAACTGGTGAGCGACCCCGCCACGGGCATCGTGTTGGGTGGCTCGGTGGTGGGCCGACACGCGGGCGAGTTGATCGCGGTAGTGGCGGTAGCAGTCACCAATGGTCTGCGAGCCGTGGATCTGGTGGACAGTCTGCTGGTGCACCCCTCGCTGGCTGAAGCATTGGCCGAGGCGTCGGAATAG
- a CDS encoding twin-arginine translocation signal domain-containing protein — translation MVASNLLARATNAVAHRIDRRSFLARSAMAGTALVTAPANFLLRPQSAYAATCNCQGQGCACGSLCCDGYTEFCCAIYGTNTCPSGSLTGGWWKADGSSFCGGAARYYMDCHKPCGFCSCGGSGVCSGACNGSPCGCAKGRCDHRKAGCTSFRYGNCNNATACIGPILCRVVTCTEPWKIEPTCSSAAVRTDNNTANHNRPCLQTAPPIYPVAGNWDGIGKSGIGFYDNLTHLWTIRQSANLGPVAPFAYGLQPGDRPVVGDWNGDGTTGVGIFRNAVWHLSNQINPASTFLVSAPYGQQSGDMPVAGDWNGDGTDSPGIFRRGGYWHLSDNLASPSTVRVVRYGLAVGDLPVVGDWNNDGIDGIGIFRSGMWHLNNTLAPSSTARLIPFGQRGDIPVVGDWHALGQVSLGVYRPSEGTWYLRRSLTDASVITVKFGQRWLLG, via the coding sequence GTGGTCGCTTCCAATCTGCTAGCCCGAGCAACCAATGCGGTGGCCCATCGCATTGACCGACGAAGTTTTCTGGCCCGCTCTGCCATGGCGGGAACGGCGCTGGTCACCGCCCCCGCCAACTTTCTCCTGCGCCCCCAGAGCGCCTACGCCGCCACCTGCAACTGCCAGGGCCAGGGATGCGCTTGCGGCTCCCTGTGCTGCGACGGCTACACCGAGTTCTGCTGCGCCATCTACGGCACCAACACCTGCCCGAGCGGCTCGCTCACCGGCGGCTGGTGGAAGGCCGACGGGTCATCGTTTTGTGGGGGCGCCGCCCGCTACTACATGGACTGCCACAAGCCCTGCGGCTTTTGCAGCTGCGGCGGCTCGGGGGTGTGCAGCGGCGCCTGCAACGGAAGCCCGTGCGGTTGTGCAAAGGGCCGCTGTGACCACCGCAAGGCTGGTTGCACCTCGTTCCGATACGGCAACTGCAACAACGCCACCGCCTGCATCGGTCCGATCCTGTGCCGAGTGGTTACCTGTACCGAGCCCTGGAAGATCGAACCCACGTGCTCCAGCGCCGCCGTGCGAACCGACAACAACACGGCGAACCACAACCGGCCATGCCTCCAAACAGCACCGCCCATCTATCCAGTGGCGGGCAACTGGGACGGAATCGGCAAATCCGGCATCGGCTTCTACGACAACCTCACCCACCTCTGGACAATCCGCCAGTCGGCCAATCTCGGTCCCGTGGCCCCCTTCGCCTACGGCCTCCAACCCGGTGATCGGCCCGTCGTAGGCGACTGGAACGGTGACGGGACAACCGGCGTAGGAATCTTCCGCAACGCCGTGTGGCACCTGTCGAATCAGATCAACCCCGCCTCTACCTTCCTGGTCAGTGCCCCCTACGGGCAGCAGTCCGGCGACATGCCGGTGGCGGGAGATTGGAACGGTGACGGCACCGACTCGCCCGGCATCTTCCGCCGCGGTGGCTATTGGCACCTCAGCGACAATCTGGCCTCCCCCTCGACGGTGCGCGTGGTGCGCTACGGCCTCGCGGTCGGCGACCTACCCGTGGTGGGCGACTGGAACAATGACGGCATCGACGGCATCGGTATTTTTCGCAGCGGCATGTGGCATCTCAACAACACCCTTGCACCCTCCTCCACTGCCCGGCTTATCCCCTTCGGACAGCGCGGCGACATACCGGTGGTGGGTGATTGGCACGCTCTCGGCCAGGTGAGCCTGGGCGTGTACCGACCGTCAGAGGGAACATGGTATTTACGCCGATCACTGACCGACGCGTCGGTGATCACCGTCAAGTTTGGACAACGATGGCTACTCGGCTGA